A single Rhopalosiphum padi isolate XX-2018 chromosome 4, ASM2088224v1, whole genome shotgun sequence DNA region contains:
- the LOC132928763 gene encoding ATP-dependent DNA helicase PIF1-like: protein MARQHIPLSNYLWIFRLTNAQETRFIVWDESTTANKGGPEALDRTLRDLKNNDRPMGGVVILFAGDFRQILPVVPKGTKSDEIKACLKSSYLWSYITSLRLTTNMRNDKDSIIHINSTFAISVLDQNNLINKVYPEISHLSNKSNEWLRERAILAPKNDIVNIINEKVLSMFEADKKNYISIDTLTNQDEAIDIPTEFLNSLNPSDLPSHKLDLKIGAPIILMRNLNAPKLCNGTRLKILSLKKNLIEAEILTGSASGQMVYIPRIPMITNEYPFEFKRVQFPVKLCFAMSINKAQGQTMKVAGIDISDPCFTHGQFYVACSRVSSEKNLYIYAPGEKTNNIVYKDILVNR, encoded by the exons atggCAAGACAGCACATTCCGCTTTCAAATTACCTTTGGATCTTTAGACTAACGAACGCCCA GGAGACACGTTTTATTGTTTGGGATGAATCAACAACGGCGAATAAAGGTGGTCCTGAGGCACTTGATAGAACGCTGAgggatttgaaaaataatgatcgCCCAATGGGCGGAGTTGTTATTCTTTTTGCTGGTGACTTTAGACAAATATTGCCAGTTGTGCCTAAAGGCACTAAAAGTGATGAAATCAAGGCCTGTCTAAAGTCATCTTATCTTTGGTCTTACATAACATCTTTGAGATTAACAACCAATATGCGT AATGATAAGGATAgcataatacacataaattcTACATTTGCAATTTCGGTTCTTGATCAAAATAACTTAATCAACAAAGTTTATCCTGAAATTTCTCATCTTTCCAATAAATCCAATGAATGGCTCCGTGAACGTGCAATTTTGGCCCCTAAAAACGACATCGTCAACATCATAAACGAAAAAGTTCTTTCCATGTTCGAagctgataaaaaaaactatatttccaTAGATACACTTACTAATCAAGATGAAGCTATAGATATCCCGACTGAATTTCTTAACTCATTAAATCCATCAGATCTCCCCTCACACAAACTTGATTTAAAAATCGGTGCGCCTATTATTCTCATGCGAAATTTAAATGCTCCCAAATTGTGCAATGGAaccagattaaaaatattatctttgaaaaaaaaCCTTATTGAAGCTGAAATTCTTACCGGCTCAGCGAGTGGTCAAATGGTATATATCCCAAGAATACCAATGATAACAAACGAGTACCCCTTCGAATTTAAACGTGTCCAATTTCCAGTTAAACTTTGTTTTGCTATGTCAATTAATAAGGCACAAGGACAGACAATGAAAGTTGCAGGAATTGACATCAGCGATCCATGCTTCACTCACGGACAATTTTATGTTGCCTGCTCCCGTGTAAGCTCAGAAaaaaacttatacatttatGCCCCTGgtgaaaaaactaataatatagtttataaagacATATTGGTTAATCGGTAG